The proteins below come from a single Eubacterium limosum genomic window:
- a CDS encoding DUF2922 domain-containing protein yields METVTTKSLDLEFLLENGDTDTLSLPDYLDGLTHEQITAAADIVIAQNIFHPGGFAYQKLKSYEYVDKTVRKTELEV; encoded by the coding sequence ATGGAAACTGTCACCACAAAAAGCCTGGATCTGGAATTTCTGTTAGAAAACGGTGATACAGATACCCTGAGCCTGCCCGACTATCTGGACGGCCTCACCCATGAGCAGATCACCGCAGCGGCCGACATCGTCATCGCACAGAATATTTTCCACCCCGGCGGCTTTGCCTACCAGAAGCTCAAGAGCTACGAATACGTTGATAAAACTGTCCGAAAGACTGAGCTGGAAGTCTGA
- a CDS encoding MarR family transcriptional regulator, whose protein sequence is MNKQEQVLVGFRELMDKMTWLNKSKMEVALKGYKPSEVHFIEYIGRNADANVTRLAESFYMTRGAISKISRKLMEKGVIESYQKPDNKKEIYFRLTEKGREVYAVHEALHREFQERDKTVFETITEEQLNDMLSFMERYAGHLDAEIEKLDTGRKEK, encoded by the coding sequence GTGAACAAACAGGAACAGGTGCTGGTGGGCTTCAGGGAACTGATGGACAAGATGACCTGGCTCAATAAATCTAAGATGGAGGTCGCACTTAAGGGCTATAAGCCTTCCGAGGTGCATTTCATCGAATATATTGGGAGGAATGCCGATGCCAACGTGACAAGGCTCGCCGAATCTTTTTACATGACCCGGGGCGCCATCAGCAAGATTTCCCGAAAGCTCATGGAAAAGGGTGTGATCGAAAGCTATCAGAAGCCGGATAATAAAAAGGAAATCTACTTCAGGCTGACGGAAAAGGGCAGAGAGGTTTACGCTGTCCATGAAGCCCTGCACCGTGAATTTCAGGAACGGGACAAGACCGTTTTTGAAACCATCACTGAGGAGCAGCTCAATGACATGCTCAGCTTTATGGAACGATATGCCGGCCATCTGGATGCAGAGATCGAAAAGCTGGATACCGGGCGCAAAGAAAAATAG
- a CDS encoding MFS transporter, with the protein MNRKSIFHKDFILVAVGQIISLFGNQILRYALPLYLLNETGSSALFGTVLACSFIPMILLFPIGGIIADRVNKKNIMVALDFGTAVLTMLFCLLVGKVSIVPLMAVTMIVLYGIQGAYQPAVQSCVPDLVAADHIMQGNSVVDLISSLASMAGPVIGGILFSVVGLTPILYVSIGCFLASAVMETFIHMPFKRIQSRENIISIGISDLRESFGFIFNERPILWKMPLVFACVNLLLTTLVLIAAPVLITQRLGFEPAIANRLYGFAQGIMAGGSVLGGLLAGILAKRLKPGSMPFLLSGCALSVGVVGVALQVLSGMAVYTVLVAGSSLLLIFSTLFTVQLMTCLQMLTPRELTGKVVSCVLCVCMCTNPVGQFIYGIVFEHIGNSAYLPFYAAALIMLGVTLFTHRIFDEIEPLMAGQAES; encoded by the coding sequence ATGAACAGAAAATCAATCTTTCACAAGGATTTTATACTGGTCGCCGTTGGCCAGATCATATCGCTTTTTGGCAATCAGATTCTGAGGTATGCTCTGCCGCTCTATCTGCTCAACGAAACTGGCTCATCAGCTCTGTTTGGAACCGTCCTGGCCTGTTCTTTTATCCCCATGATTCTACTCTTTCCCATCGGGGGAATCATTGCCGACCGGGTTAATAAAAAGAACATCATGGTGGCGCTGGATTTCGGTACCGCTGTGCTGACGATGCTGTTTTGCCTTCTGGTTGGGAAGGTCAGCATCGTACCGCTTATGGCTGTAACAATGATTGTCCTGTACGGCATACAGGGCGCTTACCAGCCCGCGGTTCAGTCCTGTGTACCGGATCTGGTAGCGGCAGATCACATCATGCAGGGGAACTCAGTGGTCGATCTAATCAGCTCTCTGGCGAGCATGGCCGGGCCTGTCATTGGCGGTATCCTGTTTTCTGTGGTGGGGCTCACGCCCATTCTGTATGTGAGTATCGGCTGTTTTCTCGCGTCAGCGGTTATGGAAACATTTATCCACATGCCCTTTAAGCGGATACAGAGCCGGGAAAACATTATCTCCATAGGTATCAGTGATCTTCGGGAGAGCTTCGGCTTTATTTTCAATGAGCGGCCGATCCTGTGGAAGATGCCGCTGGTGTTTGCGTGCGTCAATCTGCTTTTGACAACCCTGGTTTTAATTGCAGCCCCGGTTTTGATCACCCAGCGCCTGGGGTTTGAGCCGGCCATCGCAAACCGCCTTTATGGGTTTGCCCAGGGCATCATGGCAGGTGGCAGTGTGCTTGGCGGGCTGCTCGCGGGAATTCTCGCAAAGCGGCTGAAACCAGGCTCCATGCCGTTTCTTTTGTCTGGGTGCGCTCTGTCTGTCGGTGTGGTGGGCGTGGCGCTCCAGGTATTAAGCGGCATGGCTGTCTATACGGTTCTGGTTGCCGGGTCCAGCCTGCTGCTGATCTTTTCGACCTTGTTTACCGTCCAACTTATGACCTGTCTGCAGATGCTCACTCCCAGGGAATTGACCGGGAAGGTAGTCTCCTGTGTATTGTGTGTCTGCATGTGCACTAATCCTGTGGGGCAGTTTATTTACGGCATTGTTTTCGAACATATTGGAAACAGCGCTTACTTGCCATTCTACGCGGCGGCGCTCATCATGCTGGGGGTTACGCTATTTACGCACCGTATTTTCGATGAGATCGAACCTCTCATGGCGGGGCAGGCAGAGTCGTGA
- a CDS encoding helix-turn-helix transcriptional regulator — protein sequence MGFSDNLRQIRREQRLSQEELAERLKVSRQTVSKWEQGNGYPEVEKLLLLSEVLSVSLDRLMGGNTGAGEEECASIKGSDQARRILIASFDGKSIVNCYRVQASPRFRTRKDEAKYALFGVDSSSFWGENTTVLGWYRDEEALEQEILEIQKALAGGCAAYTLKYAVKVKRHWGKIKIVE from the coding sequence ATGGGCTTTAGCGATAATTTAAGGCAGATCCGGAGGGAGCAGCGCCTCTCCCAGGAGGAGCTGGCAGAACGGTTGAAAGTCAGCCGCCAGACTGTATCGAAATGGGAGCAGGGAAATGGCTATCCTGAGGTCGAGAAGCTCCTTTTGCTGTCAGAGGTGTTATCGGTCTCTCTGGACCGTCTGATGGGCGGGAATACAGGTGCCGGTGAAGAGGAATGCGCCAGCATCAAAGGCAGCGATCAGGCCCGGCGGATTTTAATCGCCTCTTTTGATGGAAAATCAATTGTGAACTGCTACCGTGTGCAGGCATCACCTCGGTTCAGGACAAGGAAGGATGAGGCTAAGTACGCTTTGTTCGGCGTGGACAGCAGCTCTTTTTGGGGAGAAAATACTACTGTGCTGGGCTGGTATCGGGATGAAGAGGCCCTTGAGCAGGAAATTTTGGAAATTCAAAAGGCCCTGGCTGGTGGCTGCGCCGCTTATACCCTCAAGTATGCGGTTAAAGTAAAGCGGCACTGGGGTAAAATAAAGATTGTGGAGTAG
- a CDS encoding CatB-related O-acetyltransferase codes for MTIPEKKIYPRTGDRQTIYLKNVITNPNITVGDYTMYNDFTGDPALFEKNNVLYQYPVNHDRLLIGKFCSIACGARFLFNSANHTMRSLSTYPFPLFFEEWGLDPGDVAASWDNKGDIVIGNDVWIGYEAVILAGVTIGDGAVIGTRAVVTKDVSPYTIVGGVPARPIKKRFSDKTITDLLEIRWWNWPREKIARNLAAIQKGCTGQLK; via the coding sequence ATGACTATTCCAGAGAAAAAGATCTATCCCCGTACGGGTGACAGACAAACGATCTATTTAAAGAATGTTATCACCAACCCCAACATAACGGTTGGCGATTATACCATGTATAATGACTTTACCGGAGACCCCGCATTGTTTGAGAAAAACAATGTTTTATACCAGTACCCTGTAAACCACGACCGGCTGCTGATCGGGAAATTTTGTTCCATCGCCTGCGGCGCGCGTTTTCTGTTTAACAGCGCCAACCACACCATGCGCTCGCTCTCAACCTATCCTTTCCCGCTTTTCTTTGAGGAGTGGGGCCTCGACCCAGGAGACGTGGCAGCGTCCTGGGACAATAAAGGAGACATCGTCATCGGCAATGATGTCTGGATCGGCTATGAGGCGGTCATACTGGCCGGCGTGACCATTGGTGACGGGGCAGTCATCGGCACCCGGGCGGTGGTCACAAAAGATGTTTCGCCTTACACCATCGTGGGCGGGGTGCCCGCCCGGCCCATTAAAAAGCGTTTTTCTGACAAGACCATTACCGATCTGCTTGAAATAAGGTGGTGGAACTGGCCAAGGGAAAAAATCGCCCGGAATCTCGCCGCCATACAAAAGGGCTGTACCGGACAGCTGAAATAA
- a CDS encoding alpha/beta fold hydrolase: MSTLFLHGLGQNELSWDPLLYYLSAGAGKIMCPDLSTFLEGEERTYTGLYHSLVEYCGHCPDKISLCGLSLGAVLALNYAIDYPENVSTLVLIAGQDKMPGNLLKLQNWFFRLMPKHSFESTGFSKNDFITLTSSMADLDFSGKLGKVACPALVLCGARDKANKKAAVRLAQGIKGARLQFIKNAGHEVNTDAPEQLADCLNDFYEGLGS; encoded by the coding sequence ATGTCCACCCTGTTTCTTCACGGGCTCGGCCAGAACGAACTGAGCTGGGACCCGCTGCTTTACTATTTATCGGCTGGTGCCGGGAAAATCATGTGCCCGGATTTATCCACCTTCCTGGAAGGCGAAGAGCGTACCTACACCGGCCTGTACCACAGCCTTGTGGAATACTGCGGCCACTGCCCGGATAAGATAAGCCTGTGCGGCCTTTCGCTGGGCGCTGTTTTGGCCCTGAACTACGCCATCGACTATCCCGAGAATGTGAGCACCCTGGTGCTCATCGCAGGACAGGATAAAATGCCCGGGAATTTGCTGAAGCTGCAAAACTGGTTTTTCCGCCTCATGCCAAAACACTCCTTTGAGAGCACCGGTTTTAGTAAAAATGATTTTATCACGCTGACCAGCTCCATGGCAGACCTGGATTTCAGCGGAAAGCTGGGAAAGGTCGCATGCCCGGCACTGGTGCTCTGCGGTGCCCGGGACAAAGCGAATAAAAAGGCCGCGGTCCGGCTTGCGCAGGGGATAAAAGGCGCGAGGCTCCAGTTCATCAAAAATGCCGGGCATGAGGTCAATACCGACGCGCCGGAACAACTGGCAGACTGCCTCAATGATTTCTATGAAGGCCTGGGAAGCTAA
- a CDS encoding Type 1 glutamine amidotransferase-like domain-containing protein: MKKMLLVSMFQNVEHLLKRVEPGLKNKTVTYIPTASRVEPLGFFVKIGRWRLKKLGMLVDELEISTASYETIKGKLEKNDCIYITGGNTFFLLQELRRTGADKLLVQAVNSGKLYIGESAGAIVAAPDIGYSAIMDKVEKAPDLKDYTGLNLIDFYVLPHAQNREFKKSVEKIVADYGKALDLKVINDRQTVFVEGERVQILGGR, translated from the coding sequence ATGAAAAAAATGCTGCTTGTCTCAATGTTCCAGAACGTTGAGCATTTATTAAAGCGTGTGGAGCCTGGGCTCAAAAATAAAACCGTCACCTACATTCCAACCGCCAGCCGGGTGGAACCTCTGGGATTCTTTGTGAAAATTGGGCGTTGGCGCCTGAAAAAGCTTGGAATGCTGGTGGATGAGCTTGAAATTTCCACTGCGTCCTATGAAACCATAAAAGGCAAATTAGAAAAAAATGACTGTATATACATCACTGGCGGCAATACCTTTTTTCTGCTTCAGGAATTGAGAAGGACAGGCGCAGACAAGCTGCTGGTTCAGGCAGTAAACAGCGGAAAGCTGTATATTGGGGAATCGGCCGGCGCCATTGTGGCCGCGCCGGACATAGGATACTCCGCCATCATGGATAAGGTGGAAAAGGCCCCGGATTTAAAGGATTATACTGGCCTGAACCTGATTGATTTTTATGTGCTGCCCCACGCTCAGAACCGGGAGTTTAAAAAAAGTGTCGAAAAGATCGTGGCGGATTATGGCAAGGCATTGGATTTAAAGGTA